In Cydia amplana chromosome 5, ilCydAmpl1.1, whole genome shotgun sequence, the genomic window gacgcgacgaaatcgcggagtgagctacgcctgctcataggtacttatacttaaaGGTAGGTATTGAAGAAGAAACGGGACACAAGACACAAGTACACATCAGGTCAGGTCATTACGTGGTTAGATTATCATAATGATACATATAATGTTAtaatgtactagcgacccgccccggcttcgcacgggttaacaaattatacataaaccttcctcttgaatcactctatctattaaaaaaacagcatcaaaatccgttgcgtagttttaaagatctaagcatacatatactTTGTTTTACCTATACTATTATGTAGTGAAGAAACTGTGAcattctaaaaaaatatatttttgataaacgTAATTTCGCGTTAACACCTACGTACGTCTAGTCAAAATTTGATAATAAAGAGTGGGTATGTAATCAATTCAgagcattattttttataattcacGATAATTCTGTAAGCACTACAGATCTGAGTTTTTCGAAATGCTCGTCGTAAATAATATTGCggcaataaattatatttcgtctTCCGCCGCCTCCTTGCCAAACCGCGGTAATGAATCATGTTTAATGTAAATTTTACATCAGAGGAATAGTCTCacaattgttttaaaatatctAGGAATAAGTAGTCGGCATGAAGTAGATAGTGACAGACGAAGTGGTCAAATATTATTGCCTTACGAAAATAATTTTGgatcaagcagatacgtctgtctctctctctctcttccaaGCTATATGTCCCACATGGTGATGGGGTCAGCTTTCCGTGTCTTTCGCTTCCACTTCGCCCTATCCTCGACGTCGCTttcggcatagagaaaaaaatacatagattgctcactccatacatcagttttagtaccaaaaagactattagcatctagcatcgagtagcggaagtatcagtactgctacttgacaatagatgtagcaccgaccggaaaatcttatctcaacagcataagactttccggacggtgctacatctattgtcaagtagcagtactgatagttccgctactcgatgctagatgtagactgaaattaatagtctaactgatgtatggagtgagcactcttgtcttactatatttctctatgctttcggATACTTTGCACTCAATAATATCTTTTAGCACTACGTCCTTCCATCTTGGACATCtgtgaacgatgctattaagcctAGGAACTAATTAAGTTTTATGGCgtcattcataaacggctgctaacttaatcagttgatgatcgtcgtttgtccctatctgtcgttatgccatagagagggacaaatgacgatcagctgattaacttagcagaagtttatgaataacgttTTAATCATCAAGGTCTTGGTAGCACAGATGGTAGAGCACTGGTGATCATGGGTTcgagtcccacccaagacagtgaattttccacttttaatttgtttctaggCTTAATACTGCAAACACTCTTTTGTTACCATAGGAATGAGAATGTGTTGCGATATATTTGGTCATTTTAGCcgtcattatttttttcatgacTTTACTATCGTCCACGCTGGTTGAAAGTATGGAATTATGCATATGGCACTGCTGAAGTAGATCCATATGCTAGGTCACTGCTTACCATTTTCATAGGTACTAACCGGAGGGCATACCGCGAACACCGGAGTTCGCAAActtcgggcatctttctcttttactccaatgatcgcgtaattagagtgacagaaataGTAGGTCgaaatttacgaacttcgattttcacggtaTAGCAGAGTTCTTACTGAGAAAGTGATTCTATgctaggctatatactcaaagaatgcttggtaaaaaaaacattgtagtaAACTTACAATAGattatattacaaatattaagctaaattatacattttcttaaattcaaaattactttttatattCAACCTTATAAATAATCTATTGGAATTTTTACAGAAATATAACAatgattataatttttttacagaaatataaattaaaacatttgaaaaatgtaaaatttatagTCAAAATAAACTTTAGTTAAGGTTGCTACGCCCTATGTTAAAAGAGGGACATTTAAAAGAATAGGTATGTACCAACAAATCAGAATTACCGTGTTTCCTTTTTAGTAGTGTCTAACAGAATTTTGGTTTTGGCAGGTTTCAGCATAAAAACTATGTTTCGCCCAAAGGTTCAGTTTCTGCCAAAGAACTGACCTTTTCTGCTGCACCAAAACTGGTATATTTTTGGTAGTGTTCAGTTTCGGAATATGTTTCTACAgcttcggccgaaactagataactagagcataaaatatattgtttcCTCGGACACTGCTTTTTAGATTTTAAGACAAGAAACACAAGATGTTCACATAAGATGCACACGCAGGACACATAAAAATTGGATCAGACtggaccacagaataaataatagtactaagtacagaagactcactctctaacaaaacgcgtctgttacgatcagcacagatatggccgctaggtggcgacagcgccacgcgcggcttatagctttccccaaaattggggccgaacggatgtacttttagctacctgtagcaaagcgacgaaatcgcggagtgagccacgcctgactatACTGTTAAAATCCAGACATGGATAACTTGGCAATGCTGATCTCACAATCACAGTATTCCTTTACAGCCAACTGCCGCATATTATGGAGCTCCTTGAATTAGATGTTGATTATAATAAAGTATCAATCAAATTTACATTAATTGGTCTTGTCTATGGGTACCTgcaacaataaacatacaagatATTAGAATTCCAATGTCACTCATGTCTTTTATGATACTGTAAACTTGTTTAGCATTTTATCATGCCTATTAGTCAAGTGACTCTCCcattataaaaataaggtaTAGACAGCTGTTTGGCAGGGAATCATCGTTTTTTCAAGCCAGGAAATGAGTGGCATGGTGGGTAACGTTAAGCAAGTACATGGCTAACtcttttcaaaacagttttacaAAGGAATAAGATCAGTAGACTTACTAAGCTTTCTGCTTGAAAATGGCTCCCGTGATGGTCCCGTGCCGCTGTATGAGGCACTGCTTAGTGTCGGTCTCCAGGCAGACGGTCGGCGGCTTCAGGTTGGGCTGTATCTTGCAGGCCTGCTCCGATATCGCCACGACTACGCCCGCTGAATCGACGTGCGCGGCACCCTTCGACGCCAAGCAGAGGCCTTGGTGGTCCGCGACTAGGCAACCGTTCACGTTCGGCGTGGCCATTATCTCTTCGATTACTCTGTCTAATTCCTTCTCCATGGCGTTAGTTAATTTTGCTATTAAGCCTGAGTATCAAACTCAATAAATACACGTGATGATTGAACAAAAACATTCACGATACGAGAAACAAATGTCACTCTGACGTTTTTGTGTACGTTCTGAAACTATTTAACAAattcaatcttaaaaaaaaacattagtgTACCAAACTACGATACTTTTgtacatataatttataaaatggaTAAAATTGTAATTCAATTTGCTTGGATTTTTATAATTTGCAAAATTTTCGGtaaatttttatttctatggttatactataaactcaaaaaaaagGTATCTGAACGTGAACTGTTTTAACTTCCGTCATGCTTCCGTCACTGTCACACTCAGCTCAGAGCACAACTGTCAATGTGATTGAAGAGAATAAAAATCCGAAATTCAATCAATCTCGGTTTACGGCAGTCACATGCTAACAAGTTAAAATTTACCAGCTTATAATGTGAGAAAATTGTTTAATGTTTACGTGCAACTTATTTTGATGGGTGAGCGACTGCGACCTGAAGAAATGGCGACCACGAGTACGGCGATAGCGACCGTCCCATCTCAGATCCAAGAGGTACTTTGTCTACTTAGTCTACTATTGTTTACTCATGTGTCTGACGAGATAACAGATCgtataatatatgtagtatAGTTTTTAAGTGCTCATTTGCATTCGATTGTGACAAGATAATTATTATGGCCATGTTTAAAAGAATTCTTATTCCGTCCAAGCTATTTTGCTTATCAACGGCAGATTATTCGACTAAGTTACCGGGACTTTTGAGCGATGTGAGCGTGTTGGATTTGACCAGGATCGTTGCTGGTCCGTTCTGTACTATGACCCTTGGGGACTTGGGGGCGAACGTGATAAAAGTGGAGAGTATGGATGGGGATGAGAGTAGGAAATGGGGGCCTCCTTTCATGAAGGGTGATAGCAACAAGGATTCGTTCTACTTTTTATCAGTGAACAGGAATAAGAAGAGTATTTGTTTGGATTTGAAGTCGCAGGAAGGTAAGCTGTTTCTGGTATTAGTAGGTTTGTATCAATAACTAGAAATTAACTATTAATCCTGCTGAGTCAGATACATACATCCCAAATTTGCATATCGTTTTGTTAAAAAGGTTTGCAGCAGACTTGGCTGTTTCCCCCAGTGCCACAGTGCACATAAATGGTTGTCCTTTTTAATGCCCCATTCACTCTTGCGACAACCACGCAAGTGTTAAAGTAAAGTTTTACAATAAGGCACTTGAGTCCCAGCAATTTATTTTCCTTTCCTTTATGTTTGATTTGATGATGAAAAGTGCAGTAAACATCTTTTTTTATCAAAGATCGTATAAACATTGAACACAGTGAATGATTAACGTTATCAAAGATTACATAACCTTGATAAAACATCTATGATTACTCtcaaaataaacttttatcttttttaaatAAGAGTCCGTTTTTTTTTAGTAACTTGTGGGATATAACTCTTTTTATTCCAGTAACATTaatcaaaaattaaatcaaatatcatttattatcaggcaactaaggcccatagataccctacaaactaacatacatacaataataaaaatcttacaagctaaaaattatttcggcgacacAATGCTTTTTTGttgtaatgtaaaaaaaaaaaattaatctgtttatttcataaaataagcatgcatatttacaaaacttaactactaatcttaaattaaaaagattttttgagttaaggagtctATCTAGGTAGTCATATAGAATTAATTATACACTACTGTTacagttttattatattattactacagtt contains:
- the LOC134648527 gene encoding ragulator complex protein LAMTOR5 → MEKELDRVIEEIMATPNVNGCLVADHQGLCLASKGAAHVDSAGVVVAISEQACKIQPNLKPPTVCLETDTKQCLIQRHGTITGAIFKQKA